GACGGTTGTGGGGCGGAAGGTTTCGTACAGGAGCAGGGCGAACAGGAGGTGGAACTCGCTGGGCAAAGCTTCTTCGTCCTCAAACTCGCTGGGGAGGTCGTCCATGGTGAGGACGCGGCGGGCGGGGAGGTGAGGTGGTGGGGGCGTGGGCGACGGCGAGTGGGTTGGGTGTGGGGCGGGCGTCGTCATCGGTTGTCTCCCGAGCGGCTGGGATGAGCAGATGAAGGTGTTGATGGCACAACGGCAGACGAAGGTACAGCTGGCGCGTACGCTTGGCGTCGTCATGGTGGCAAGCTGGCGCACGCACTATGAAGGCGCTCCAACCAGCAGAGCTTACAGCCAAGCGCCAGGCCTGGCGGGCGTTTGGATGCTAGACAGCGCTGCGTCCAACCTCCGAACTCTTCCAGCCATAGGGCTTCAGTCACTGGTATGGTGAACTAGCGGTTGCTCACGTCGCTAGCACAGGACGGGGATATCAACCACTAGTAACACTACCCTTGCAGATTCATCCCCGGCGATCTCCTCAGTCGGCGAGAAGCAATTTTGCAATTGTGTTCAGTTGCATAAACGAAGTTCCCTCGTAGATTTTCCCAATTTTCGAGTCGCGGAAGTACTTTTCGACCGGATAATCTTTGGTAAAGCCATAGCCGCCGAAGATTTCAACGACTTGGGAGGTAACGCTTTCAGCAACTTGCGACGCAAACCACTTTGTCATTGCTGCCTCTTTGATAAACGGCTGTCCAGCGTCGCGCAGCCGGGCGGCGTTGTAGACCATCAACCGTGCCGCTTCGATGTGCGTTGCTAGTTCGGCGATCTGATGCTGGATGGCTTGGAAATCGGCAATTCGCTTACCGAACTGCACCCGCTCCTTGGCGTAGCGAATGCCGTGCTCCAATGCACCCGCCGCCACACCGACCATCTGCGCACCAATGCCGATGCGCCCTTCATTCAAGGTCTCGATGGCGATCTTGTACCCTTTGCCAATCTCACCCAGCACATTCGCCTTCGGTACACGACAACCTTCCAGAATCAACTCGCAGGTTGAAGACGCTCGAATCCCCAGCTTGTTTTCCTTTTTACCGACCGCAAAACCTGGCATATCGCGTTCAACAAGGAACGCGGTAATGCCCTTGTAGCCGGCTTCTGGGTTGACGGTGGCAAAAACAATAAACAAGCCGGCCTCAGCAGCATTGGTAATCCAGAGTTTGCGCCCTGTCAGTTCCCAGTAATCGCCTTTATCTACAGCGCGGCAGGCCAAGGCGAAGGCGTCGCTGCCCGAACCAGCCTCCGATAGGGCGTATGACGCTAGCACGCGCGTCGCCAGTTGCGGCAAATAGCGCTTCTTCTGCTCCAGCGTCCCCCACCGCATGATGGCGTTGTTGACGAGCGTATTCTGGACATCCACGATAACGGACGCCGAAGCATCCACTTTGCCAAGCTCCTCCACCGCTAGAACGGCCATAAAGAACGAACCCCCTGACCCTCCATACTCGACGGGAATCTCAATCCCCATTAGACCGAGTTCAAAGCACTGGTCGAGAATGGCCTTTTCAAAGACGCCTTCTTCGTCCATGCGGGCGACATGCGGACGAATGCGTTCGCGGGCAAAGTCGGCGACGCTGTCACGAAACAAACGTTCATCATCTGACAGAATCGTGAGTGCGGAAACGGGCGAGGAGGCTGGTACAGGGGCAGCAGCGGACATCGCAAAAGCTCCTTTGGTCGGCGAAATGTAAGATAAGCAACGTTTCGGCTGTATACCACGACCGTTCTCAAAATCGAATGCCTATCGGCGGTTTTGGAAACCAACCGACATGGCGACTAGCGCCTCACTTTAGCGCTTGCACCTCCCCAAACCTCACGACATCATGCCCGACGCCGGCCGGATTTCTTGAACTGCCGCCCGTCCAACGCCGGCTTGCACCACGCCGTGAACCCGAAGCTTGACGCCGCCAAACAGCATCTTCACAAGTACCGGCAGGCTTTGTTGCGCATCATCGGCGACATCACCAACCGACCGATTCAAGCGCCCTCTATCTTCGCGCTGACGGTCAGCTATACCGCTACTTGGGAGGAAGTTGGGGCGCTGGCGCTGATGGTCTGGGAACTGAGCGCGCTGGAACATGCACGTTTTGACGCCCACCCCCAGTGGGAAGCCGCCGCCAATGAAACCATTCGCTTTCTATCAGAGCATTGCGCCGGCTGCGGCTGTCGGCTGATCGCCTCGACCGGCCGTTTGTGTCACGCCTGTCTGACGACGCTTGACGCGCCGACGCGCTACGCGCTGCATGCCAGCGAAGTCGTGCGCCAGATTGAAGCCTACTTGGCCGAGCTGAACGCAAGCGCGGTGACCGAGAACGAGACGGATGACACATGAGACGGCCTGTCCAAGACCCACGAACTGGAATCTTCACCTACGCAGAGACTCCCGCGCCGAGTCTCGCGCCGGGCGGCGCTGTGATTCGGGTCAGCGCGTGCCTCCTTCATGCTTCGGTCAGCTTGCCGGCGGCTGAAGTGCAGACGACAGTCTCGTCAACAGCGCCGGTTCCAGTGGCAAAGCCCGGCCTTGTACGCCGCATGTGGTCGTCGTTTCGGCAAGCTGGCGTCAAAAAAGCCTACGAGACGTTTGTTACCCGCAAGGCAACGCTCCGCTCGATTGAGTATGGCGGTGTTGGGGTTATTACAGCCGTCGCCCCCCGAAGCGGCTTCCGCGTCGGGCAGCGGGTGGCCTGGGCCGGCTATGGGCAAGACCTCCCGGCGCCGCTGGTTTTTGTGGCGACAACACGCTTGGCGGCGCTGCCGGAAACCCTACCGGACGACTTGGCCATCTTGGCGCTTCCGGGCGGCATGGCATGGCGCGCCGTCGAAGCAGCCGAACTACGGCTGGGATTGCCGGTGGGCGTCGTCGGGCGGAATCTGACAGGACTCTTAGTGCGCGGTCTCTGCCGTTTGGCCGGCGCGACGCTGTACGATCTCGACGCCGACCGGCAACTTGGCGACCGACCGCCGCCGGAGCGGTTGGCCGCACTGATTGTAACGGATGCATCGGCCGCCGAGCGACTGGCGGCGTGGATGCCCAGTGTTGTGCTGCCGCAGGCGCGATTAGTCGCCGCTTTGCCGGAACTTCCACTGGCCGCCTGGGCAGTCTGTCAGGCGCAGGAAATGCAAGTGCGGTTTACGTGGGCGAGCGGAAGGGGTAAACGCGATCCCTTGGCGGCGGCAGTTTCACCAACCTCTGCGATGGAAGCTTTCATCCGCTTTGCCGCTTCCCTACCGCCAGAGGCTCTCCCCACCGTCGAGCGTCATGACTTCAATGCCGTCGCCGCCGCTGTGGAGGATGCTTTTCGGCCCAATGCGCCACCGGACCGGGCGGTGGTGATGCTCTATCCCACTGCGATTGAGTCTGGCCCAGTGTTGCGGTTTGATGTCGGAACGACGCGGCCCAAACTCGCTGGGACAGTCGGGCTGGCGATGGTCGCCGACGCTGACGACGAACTACGGGACTTCATACCGCTAAAAGAAGTTCATCTCACCGGCGTTGTCGCAACCAAACCGGAAACCGCCAAGCGCCTTGTTAAAAGTGTTGACGGTGAGTACGCCACAAATGATGTGTCGCCGCTGTTTTCCGACGGGAAGACCGACGTGGTGGTTATGGGGCGCGCCGCCGACGCTTTTCGGCTCGCGAGCGAGATTATACGCGGCCGCTTGCCGCTCTTTCTGACGACGCTCCCGACCGAAAACGAAGACGAACTCGATGAGCTGTTCCGGTTGGCGGCGACGCATGACACGCCGCTAACGCTCGGCTTTGCGCGACTTTCAACACCTGCCTTCACCGACCTGAAAAAACTGCGCACGAACGCCGCGCCGGTTTGGTTGCACTATAGCTTTCAGGAAACCCTGCCGCCGCAATCAGCCGACGCCGTTTTTCGTCTGGCGGAAGCGATCCGGCTGGCGACGGCGCTGACGGAAAGCGTCCCGGAGCGACTGTATGCGCAGGAAGTCGTGACCGAAAACTCCACCACCCTCGCCCTGACGCTGGCGTTGTCGGATGGAAGCAGCGTCCAGATCAGCGCAACGTTCGGAGCCGAGGGCCGTCGTGAACGTTTTGTACTCCGCGCCGCCGGCGGGTACGCCGAGCGGGAAGACCTCGCGCCGACTGCCGGTGCCCGGCGAGCTTGCTTTGAGAGCTTTCTCAAAGCCCTGAGGAATGGTGAAGCCGCTGGTGGAACGAGGCACACACAACAAGCCGTCCGCACCGCCTTGCGCGTCCGTGACTCGCTCGCGTTTGGAACCGTGGTCGGACTTTCGTCCGCAATCTGACTGCACCGCGCAGTCTTGCGGGTTGGGACTTTGCTGCAACGTAAAGCCCGTCTAAGCGGATGACTTTGCGCGCCGTGACCGCCCCTTCTTCAGGGGCGGCGCATCCGCCGCCTTGACGATGCGCGCCTGCGGCGGCGGCGCTTGGCTTGGCGCGGACGACGTGGACGCCGCTGCGGCTGCTGACGGCGCGGCGGCCGTCGGCGCAGGGGCGGATTTCGCCGGTTTGACGGCTTCCGGCGTCAGCGTCGGCGGCTCATCGTCCGCTGCGGGCGCTTCAGCGTTGGAAACCCCAAAGCTACGCAGAGCGGCTTCTTCATCCGTCCACATGTCAAAAACGCTGTCGAGCCGTGACACCGTGAGAATCTGCCGGACGGCCTGCGACGGATTCAGAAGCTTGAGTTTGCCGCCAGCCCGTTCGGCATGGTGATAACACTCAATCAGCGAACCAACACCAGTACTGCTGATGTAGCTGACGCCGCGCAAGTCAATGAGAAAGTTGACATACCCGGATGCAATCAGGTCGTCCACGCGCTTGGTCAACTCTTCTTGAGCGGTGCTGGGGGCAAGGCGCCCAACAACTTCCAGTACGCAAACGCCGTTGACTTTTTTATCCAAGCGATAGCGGGTCGGTCGTCGCGCTGGCGGACGACCTGCGCCGCGTTCGCTATCGTTTTCAGAGGATTTCATGGCGTACAAGCCGCTTGGGGAGGACAGACCCTCTCGGCTGGATAAAAAACTTATTGGTGCGCTGTCGTGTACGCCTACACTAGCTTCCGTAATGCGCTGCGTCAACCCTTTGTCGTCAAAAGCCGCTTGTTTTTTCGATGTCGGCTCCATCGCAGCGACTTTCACCCAAAACACTAGGACGCAAGTCGGAAAACTTGCGCCCCGGCTGAACTGGTTTCTCAATCAGCCGCTACTTGGCTTCCTTGTACTCCACGTGCCGACGCACCTTAGGATCATACTTCTTCAAAACGAGCCGCTCATTGGTGTTTTGCTTGTTCTTTTCCGTGTAGTAGCAGTGCGAACTTGCCGAACTCTGCAATTTGATTTTGATCCGCTTGCTGGCCTTCGCCATAACCGCATCTCCTTTCGCTTGGTGCTGTAAGCGCTCGACAAACAGAAAAAGCTGAAACAAACGAGTGTTGCGGTTTTGGTTGTTCAGGTCAAGTTCTTTTCAGCATGGGTGTTCGCCGTCCCAGCGACTTCCGACACGATGACGCCAGCGATGGTGAGCGCCCCGCCGAGCAGTTCCCGCCACCCAAGCTGTTCGACGCCGACCAAGAACGCCATCAGCGACGCGAAAACCGGTTCTAAGGTCAGTGTCAACGCCGTCTGGGTCGCCGACACATGCCGCTGCGCCCACGTCTGTAGCCGGTAGCACAGAATCGTCCCAAACGCGACCAAGTACAGCAGTTCCCATACCTGACGGGTGGTGAGCGTGAGTGGCAGCAACTCCGGCGCAAGCACCGATGGAACCGGCCAGTTCAGCGCCGCCCATCCGGCCAGCGCAAGCCAACCGGCGGCGGCCACCAGCACCGACACCCCAAGCTGCACAATGTTGAGCGCGTCCACGTCCGACCGCTCGGCATAGCGTTCCACCAACACGATGTGCACTGCGAACGGCACGGTACAGCCGAAGGAAACGGCGTCGCTCCAGCGCCAGCCGCGCGTGTGGTCGTCGGGGAAGCACAGCAGCGTAAAGCCGATAAAGGCAATGACCAAACCCAGCAGATTGCCTGCCGTCGGCCGCCGTTTGCCGAACCACGCGCCAAACAGCGGCACCAGCAGCACGCTCGACCCCGTGATGAATGCCGCCTTGGACGGACTGCCGCTCCATGCCAAGCCCTGCGCCTGCAAGACATACCCAAGCCCCAGAAACAATCCCAGCCAAAGGCCGTGAATCATGGTCTGGGTGGGCAGACGGCGCAGCCGCCGCACCCAGATGAGCAACATCAGGGCGACCGCGATGCTAAAACGCACAATGATGTAGCGCATCGGCGCCAGACTCGTCGGATGCGCCGGGTTGGTGACATCTTGCGCGACGACGAACGTACTACCCCAGACGGCGTTGGCGAGCACCAAGCCTAGCAGCGCCCGGTGGTGAACGGACAAACCTCCCATCAGGCGAACGCCTCATTGCGGCGGACAGCCGCGAACGAAACCGGCGACGACGCCCCGCCGTGGGTCGCGTAGGCGTACGGTCGGATCAATGTTTGAGCCGCACGGCAGTGGACTGTCGCCACAGCGCGGGAAAACGCCTGGTTGCGGTATGGGCCGGTAAAGCGCCATCCCGTTGACGTTCTCTAGCGCAACCGGCGTTGGCGTTAGGCGCGGCGGACACACCAGGGGAACGGCGGACGGCCACGGAAGCAGCACCGCTAGTCCCAACGCCGGCAGGATTGGCGACCAGCGCGGCAGTCCAGCTGAGACCTGCGCCAGCCCCAGCGCAGGCGGAATAACAAAGTACCCAACGCCGAACCGAAGCGACGGCGCTTGCGTCAACACGTAGGCGCCGCCCAGCCAGCCCAGCGCCAGCATCCAACCCCACCCCGGAACGCGCAGGCAACGCATCGGCGGCGTCAGCATCACCAGCGTCGCCGACAAACCGCCCGCCAGCAGCGCCGCCGCGACGGGTTCGTGGGATGGCCAATCCGGCAACCAGCGCCAGTCAAGCAAGCCGTTGAGCGGCCCATCGCTGTAGCGCGGCGACGCCAACGCGCCCCAGTCCCACCGCGCTTGGTCACGAATGGCGACCGTCAACTCACGCGGCGTCCCGTCGGCGACTTGCCACGGATTCATCTCATAGCGCCATGGGACAGACAGGGCGAACAGCTTCGAGGGAAACAACGGACACCCCGACGCGACCACTCGCGCCAGCGTGACGGGCAGCAGCGCCGCCCCACCAATCGCCGCCAGACCAAGCGCGGCGCGGCGACCATAGCCCGCCGCCCGCCAGTCCAGCCACCCGGCGACGAGCAACAGCGGCGCAGCCGTCAGTTTAATGCCGACCGCCACGCCGGCTAGAACGGTTGCCCATTGTCCGCCAGCACGCACGCCGTCCGGCGACTGTTCGCCGCTCAAGATCACCCATGCCGTCGTCACAATGAGCGCCGCCGTCGGCACATCTGGCGAAGAGGAAGGCAGCAAGCCCTCGACTTGGCTCAGCGCGCCGACGCCCAAGGCCGTCGCCCAGACGAGAAACCAGTCGCTTGTCCGCCCGACGCCGCGCACGATCCGAAGCCCTGATAGGACGGCGCTGGTCAGCCACAGCGCCAGAGCAAAGCCGCCGCCAAGCGCCGCCGTACGGGTTTTCATCCCGCCGTGCGTAAACGGCGCAAAGAGCGCAAACCACGTTGAGGCGTAGCCTAGTTGCACATCCAGTAACGCCGTACCTTTCACCACGCCGTACTCCGCCAGCCAGCGCATGGCGGGATAGTGGTAGATGCCGGTGTCAATAAGCGTCACCGGCGCAACGGCGACGGCGGCTGCAACGGTGACGGCGGTGAAGCTGAAAAGCGCCGCCGGCGACCGCAGACGAACATTTTCCAGCCAAACCAAGCGTAGCTGAGACAGACGCAACGCTGCCCCCACCGCCACAGCAGCGACGACGGCCGCAACCCACGGCGTCAGCGCCGTACCGAGCGCCGCAACCAACCAGAGATTGGCAAGCACGCCCACGCCCGCCCAGACGGCGACGACAAACCGCTCCGTTGGATTCGTCCCCGCGCTCCCGGCAAGACAGGCGCTGCCGATCACGCTTGCCAAGGTCGCCAACAGTATCCAGACGGCAAGCGTGATAAGCATGGAGCAAGTTCGTCGGACTGGAATTCCACACGCAGGAGCGCCGTCTAAGGGCAGCGTTTCACAAGCGGAACATCCACCGCTTACGGCGCACGCTTGACTTCCCATCTTTCACAAATCCTTCCACCATCATCAAGCGCACAGGTTGGGGTCAAGACGCCGCAATGGGCGGCCAAGCCGTCGCGTGCAGCCTGCGCAACGAAACGGGTTGACGAGTCCAGCCAGTACGGAGAACACTTACGCGAACGACAAGCCAACTTCGTCGCCCCGCGTTGGCTGTTCCGGCTAAATAAGGACGCTCCAACGACAACGGTATGGAACTTTAAATCACTGACCAGTGAGCGACGCTTGTGAGCCAGACCATCTTCAACATCGCCGTCATTGGGTGCGGCCACTGGGGACCGAACCACATTCGCAACTTCGCCTCCTTTCCTGAAGCCAGCGTTGTGGCGGCGGCGGATGTCAGCCGTTCGAATCTTGAACGGGTCGGCAGAGCCTATCCCGGACTGGCGCTGTTTGATGACTACCGGCGCATGCTAGCTGAAACAGACGTTCACGCGGTCGTGGTTTCGACGCCGACGAGTACGCACTACGCCATCGTCCGTGACGCCCTGCTAGCTGACAAGCACGTTCTCGTTGAAAAGCCGCTCTGCCGCACTTCGGAAGAAGGTGAAGAACTGGTGGCGCTGGCCGCCGAACGCAAGCGGCTGCTGATGGTTGGACAGGTGTTTCTCTTCAATCGCGGCATCCTGAAGCTGAAGGAGTACCTGCAATTCGGCGATTTGGGGCGGATTTACACGATGGTCTCCACCCGGACGAACCTAGGGCCGATTCGGAAGGATGTTAACGCGGTCTATGATCTGGCGTCGCACGACATTGCGATTTTCGACTTTCTGACGGGGCATACGCCGCTTGAGGTTTCGGCGTCAGGCGCGGCGTATCTCCAGCCCGGTATTGAGGACTTGGCGTTTATCACGCTGCGCTATCCGAACGACTTGTTGGCGCACGTCCATGTGTCGTGGCTCAACCCGCGCAAGGTGCGCGAAATTACCATCGTTGGCGACAAAAAGATGCTCGTCTGGGACGATCTGGCGACAGTTGGCCCGATTTACATCTACGACAAGGGCGTGGTGCGCGAGCCGTACTATGAAGACTACGGTCAGTTTCAACTGCTGGCCCGCGAAGGCGACATCTCAATTCCGCGGGTTCAACTGGAAGAACCGCTCAAGGCGCAGGCGCGCTACTTCCTTGACAGCTTGCGCCGGGGTAGCGTGACAGTCTCGGA
The window above is part of the Chloracidobacterium sp. genome. Proteins encoded here:
- a CDS encoding acyl-CoA dehydrogenase; translated protein: MSAAAPVPASSPVSALTILSDDERLFRDSVADFARERIRPHVARMDEEGVFEKAILDQCFELGLMGIEIPVEYGGSGGSFFMAVLAVEELGKVDASASVIVDVQNTLVNNAIMRWGTLEQKKRYLPQLATRVLASYALSEAGSGSDAFALACRAVDKGDYWELTGRKLWITNAAEAGLFIVFATVNPEAGYKGITAFLVERDMPGFAVGKKENKLGIRASSTCELILEGCRVPKANVLGEIGKGYKIAIETLNEGRIGIGAQMVGVAAGALEHGIRYAKERVQFGKRIADFQAIQHQIAELATHIEAARLMVYNAARLRDAGQPFIKEAAMTKWFASQVAESVTSQVVEIFGGYGFTKDYPVEKYFRDSKIGKIYEGTSFMQLNTIAKLLLAD
- a CDS encoding STAS domain-containing protein; translated protein: MKSSENDSERGAGRPPARRPTRYRLDKKVNGVCVLEVVGRLAPSTAQEELTKRVDDLIASGYVNFLIDLRGVSYISSTGVGSLIECYHHAERAGGKLKLLNPSQAVRQILTVSRLDSVFDMWTDEEAALRSFGVSNAEAPAADDEPPTLTPEAVKPAKSAPAPTAAAPSAAAAASTSSAPSQAPPPQARIVKAADAPPLKKGRSRRAKSSA
- the rpmG gene encoding 50S ribosomal protein L33, which translates into the protein MAKASKRIKIKLQSSASSHCYYTEKNKQNTNERLVLKKYDPKVRRHVEYKEAK
- a CDS encoding DMT family transporter, with amino-acid sequence MGGLSVHHRALLGLVLANAVWGSTFVVAQDVTNPAHPTSLAPMRYIIVRFSIAVALMLLIWVRRLRRLPTQTMIHGLWLGLFLGLGYVLQAQGLAWSGSPSKAAFITGSSVLLVPLFGAWFGKRRPTAGNLLGLVIAFIGFTLLCFPDDHTRGWRWSDAVSFGCTVPFAVHIVLVERYAERSDVDALNIVQLGVSVLVAAAGWLALAGWAALNWPVPSVLAPELLPLTLTTRQVWELLYLVAFGTILCYRLQTWAQRHVSATQTALTLTLEPVFASLMAFLVGVEQLGWRELLGGALTIAGVIVSEVAGTANTHAEKNLT
- a CDS encoding Gfo/Idh/MocA family oxidoreductase is translated as MSQTIFNIAVIGCGHWGPNHIRNFASFPEASVVAAADVSRSNLERVGRAYPGLALFDDYRRMLAETDVHAVVVSTPTSTHYAIVRDALLADKHVLVEKPLCRTSEEGEELVALAAERKRLLMVGQVFLFNRGILKLKEYLQFGDLGRIYTMVSTRTNLGPIRKDVNAVYDLASHDIAIFDFLTGHTPLEVSASGAAYLQPGIEDLAFITLRYPNDLLAHVHVSWLNPRKVREITIVGDKKMLVWDDLATVGPIYIYDKGVVREPYYEDYGQFQLLAREGDISIPRVQLEEPLKAQARYFLDSLRRGSVTVSDGKSGLAVVRTLEAIQASLAQRGAPVNVRRTSPTPPQ